The following is a genomic window from Flavobacterium crassostreae.
GGTTGGTGTATCATTACTCTTGAGTGTGGCAATGCAGAACGTTTTCCTTCTGCTCCTGCGCACAACAAAACAGCTCCCATGGATGCAGCCATACCGGTACAAATGGTTGCTACATCTGGTTTGATGTACTGCATGGTGTCGTAGATCCCTAGTCCGGCATACACGCTTCCTCCTGGAGAGTTTAAATAGATTTGTATGTCTTTGGAGGCATCTGCACTTTCTAAAAACAACAATTGTGCTTGTACAATATTGGCAATTTGGTCGTCAATACCCGTGCCCAGAAAGATAATTCTGTCCATCATCAATCTAGAGAACACATCTAGTTGGGAGATATTCAACTGGCGTTCTTCAATAATATAGGGTGTCATGTTTGTAGGATTCATTGCTGCTACAATTTTATCGTAATACATGGCATTTACTCCTTGGTGTTTTGTTGCAAACTTTTTAAATTCTTTACCGTAGTTCATGTGTATGGGTTCTAAGTTGTACTTTATTATCTAATCGTAGTGTCTCTATTGCAAAGGTCGTTCCTATTTATAGCTATGCCAATATGTCTTGTTTTTTAGCCCAGGTAGTAGTGAAAAGCTTTTTGAAAGTTGTTTTCTGGTTTTTTTTATTGTTGCAAAGCGACCAGAGGAAGCTCTTGCAAGAATTGTAAAAAAACGAAAACAACTTTCAAAACTTGTAACGGATAACTGGATTAGCTCCTAAATTATAAATAACAAAAGAGCGCCAAAAATATTTTTCTGACGCTCAAATATACCTATTTTTTATTGTATTTCGTCTGTTATGTAATGCTAAAATTGCAACCATCTTGCCCCAATTGGACTTTTGATTTTAGATTTTAGATCCCGC
Proteins encoded in this region:
- the clpP gene encoding ATP-dependent Clp endopeptidase proteolytic subunit ClpP, with the protein product MNYGKEFKKFATKHQGVNAMYYDKIVAAMNPTNMTPYIIEERQLNISQLDVFSRLMMDRIIFLGTGIDDQIANIVQAQLLFLESADASKDIQIYLNSPGGSVYAGLGIYDTMQYIKPDVATICTGMAASMGAVLLCAGAEGKRSALPHSRVMIHQPSGGAQGVATDMEINLREMLKLKDELYKIISQHSGQTFEKVHNDSERDYWMIADEAKEYGMIDEVLRRG